From a single Oceanobacillus kimchii X50 genomic region:
- a CDS encoding pyruvate, water dikinase regulatory protein, whose translation MSTQPIIYVLSDSVGETAELVVKAGLSQFKNGDYKIQRVPYVEDKETIDEFLTLAKDTVSIVGFTLVDPELRAYVNQQAQKLEVEAIDIMGPTMDAMGRVFNRTPRLEAGLVHKLDEDYFKKIEAIEFAVKYDDGRDPRGIARADIILIGVSRTSKTPLSQYLAHKRIKVANVPIVPEVDPPEELMMVDPKKCIGLKITAEKLNSIRKERLKALGLGDQASYANMNRIEQELAYFQSIVDKIGCQVIDVSNKAVEETANQILRLKQENNAL comes from the coding sequence ATGTCTACCCAACCAATTATTTATGTTCTTTCTGACTCTGTGGGAGAAACTGCGGAATTAGTAGTTAAAGCAGGTTTGAGTCAATTTAAAAATGGAGATTATAAAATTCAACGAGTTCCATATGTAGAGGATAAAGAAACGATAGATGAGTTTCTTACACTTGCGAAAGATACCGTTAGCATAGTAGGATTTACACTAGTTGATCCTGAATTAAGGGCATATGTAAATCAACAAGCCCAAAAATTAGAAGTAGAAGCCATCGATATTATGGGACCAACAATGGATGCAATGGGAAGAGTTTTTAATCGAACTCCCCGTTTAGAGGCAGGGTTAGTTCATAAATTGGATGAAGACTATTTTAAAAAAATAGAAGCCATCGAATTTGCTGTTAAGTACGATGATGGTAGGGATCCAAGAGGGATAGCACGCGCTGATATCATTTTGATAGGAGTATCTCGGACTTCTAAAACCCCATTATCGCAATATCTTGCTCACAAGAGAATTAAAGTTGCAAATGTACCAATTGTACCTGAAGTAGATCCCCCAGAAGAATTGATGATGGTTGATCCGAAAAAATGTATTGGTTTAAAGATTACAGCAGAAAAATTGAATAGTATTCGAAAAGAACGACTAAAGGCACTTGGACTTGGCGATCAAGCATCGTATGCGAATATGAATAGAATCGAGCAAGAACTAGCATACTTCCAATCTATTGTCGATAAAATTGGTTGTCAGGTCATTGATGTTTCTAATAAAGCTGTGGAAGAAACCGCAAATCAAATATTGCGGTTGAAACAAGAAAATAATGCATTATAA
- a CDS encoding helix-turn-helix transcriptional regulator — MDLTKRQQQIVEIVKADGPITGEHIADRLDLTRATLRPDLAILTMAGFLDARPRVGYFYTGKTASELLSEKIKKYKVHEFQQVPVAVKESVSVYDAISTMFLEDVGTLFVVDDHACLTGVLSRKDLLRTSMGHQDLTSIPVHIIMTRMPNITVCRKDDLLIDAAHKLISKQIDGLPVVKDSDHGLEVVGRITKTTMTKLLVELTTDENI, encoded by the coding sequence ATGGACTTAACAAAACGACAACAGCAAATAGTAGAAATCGTAAAAGCTGATGGTCCAATTACTGGGGAGCATATTGCAGACCGACTAGATTTAACTCGAGCTACCCTTCGTCCGGATTTAGCTATATTAACAATGGCGGGATTTTTAGATGCAAGACCACGAGTAGGGTATTTCTATACGGGAAAAACCGCTTCAGAGTTACTATCTGAAAAAATTAAGAAATATAAGGTGCATGAATTTCAACAGGTGCCTGTGGCAGTCAAAGAAAGTGTGTCTGTATATGATGCAATTTCAACTATGTTCTTAGAAGATGTAGGAACATTATTCGTTGTTGATGATCATGCTTGTCTTACTGGTGTATTATCAAGAAAAGATTTACTTAGAACAAGTATGGGGCACCAAGACTTAACCAGCATCCCAGTGCATATTATAATGACACGTATGCCAAACATTACAGTCTGCCGTAAAGATGATTTGTTAATCGACGCTGCTCATAAATTAATATCAAAACAAATCGATGGACTTCCGGTTGTCAAGGACAGTGATCATGGATTAGAAGTAGTAGGTAGAATAACAAAGACAACAATGACTAAGTTGTTAGTAGAACTAACTACGGATGAAAATATATAA
- the glyS gene encoding glycine--tRNA ligase subunit beta — protein MARDVLIEIGLEELPARFIDDAELQLYTKTKKWLEENRVSSDNVESYSTPRRLAVLVKNMAEKQTSIEEDVKGPALKIAKDEEGNWTKAAQGFTKGQGLSTDDIIVREVKGNSYIYVTKHIEGKSIQELLPEFKSIIESITFGKNMRWGNETIRYARPIRWLVAMYGDEVIPFEIAHVATNNITYGHRFLGEEVTLQQPAEYEKTLKDNYVIAKAIERETLIVDQLSNLEKEHGFEIPVDQELLEEVRNLVEYPTAFVGKFEEAYLEIPSEVLITSMKEHQRYFPVHKNGKLQPYFIGVRNGDDYHIETVSRGNEKVLRARLADAEFFYNEDRKQSIDFFQEKLTKVVFQEKLGTYSEKVKRMKQIADRISEKLSLAVDDRKKIERTAEISKFDLMTNMVNEFTELQGIIGEKYANHFGEDKATSQAIKEHYQPKHAKDDLPQSVIGSVVSVADKLDTIAGCIAVGLIPTGSQDPYGLRRQAAGILRILHNEKWNLTVEELIDIALEVFQASSVTISEKTTKELIEFFRLRTVYLMKDAGLEVDVIHAVTDQKIGNIFVSFDKAQELSGKRNDESFKPIQEALVRVLNLSNKVETNESISEEKLETESEKKLYARYLDVKEVYQNQLMHNETKLALATLAQLAAPIHSFFDNNMVMADDIKIRNNRLALIQALASLILPYADLRKIEWKQQF, from the coding sequence ATGGCACGTGATGTATTAATTGAGATTGGATTAGAGGAATTACCAGCACGTTTTATTGATGATGCAGAATTACAATTATATACAAAAACAAAAAAATGGTTAGAGGAAAATCGGGTATCTTCAGACAACGTTGAATCTTATTCAACACCGAGAAGGCTAGCTGTTTTAGTGAAAAATATGGCTGAAAAACAAACATCTATTGAAGAGGATGTAAAAGGTCCAGCACTTAAAATTGCCAAAGATGAAGAAGGAAATTGGACAAAAGCAGCGCAAGGATTTACGAAAGGACAAGGATTATCAACAGATGATATTATTGTTAGAGAAGTAAAAGGCAATTCCTATATTTATGTTACAAAGCATATTGAAGGAAAATCTATTCAAGAATTATTGCCTGAATTCAAATCGATTATTGAATCCATAACTTTTGGCAAGAATATGCGCTGGGGTAATGAGACTATACGTTATGCAAGACCAATTCGTTGGTTAGTGGCTATGTATGGAGATGAAGTCATTCCATTTGAAATTGCCCATGTAGCTACAAATAATATAACGTATGGACATCGATTCTTAGGTGAAGAAGTAACATTACAGCAACCGGCTGAATATGAGAAAACACTAAAAGATAATTATGTGATTGCAAAAGCAATAGAAAGAGAAACACTGATTGTCGATCAACTGTCAAATCTGGAAAAAGAACATGGTTTTGAAATTCCAGTGGATCAGGAGCTACTGGAAGAAGTGCGTAATTTAGTAGAATATCCTACTGCATTTGTTGGGAAATTTGAAGAAGCTTATCTAGAAATTCCTTCTGAAGTGTTAATTACTTCAATGAAAGAACATCAACGCTATTTTCCAGTTCACAAAAATGGGAAGTTACAGCCTTACTTTATAGGTGTTCGTAACGGAGATGATTATCATATTGAAACAGTTTCCAGAGGTAATGAAAAAGTATTAAGAGCTCGTTTAGCTGATGCAGAATTTTTCTATAATGAGGATCGTAAGCAATCCATCGATTTCTTCCAAGAGAAACTAACGAAAGTAGTTTTTCAAGAAAAGCTAGGTACTTATTCCGAGAAGGTAAAGAGAATGAAGCAAATTGCAGATCGCATTTCAGAAAAACTATCCTTAGCAGTAGATGACAGAAAAAAAATTGAGCGGACAGCAGAAATTTCTAAGTTCGATTTAATGACAAATATGGTCAATGAATTCACGGAATTACAGGGAATTATTGGTGAAAAATACGCGAATCATTTTGGTGAAGATAAAGCTACGTCACAAGCTATAAAAGAACATTATCAACCCAAACATGCTAAAGATGATTTACCACAATCGGTAATCGGTTCCGTGGTTAGTGTAGCGGATAAGTTAGACACAATTGCTGGTTGCATTGCTGTTGGCTTAATACCAACCGGTTCACAGGATCCATACGGGCTAAGGAGACAAGCTGCTGGTATATTGCGGATACTACACAATGAAAAATGGAATCTTACAGTAGAAGAATTAATCGATATTGCATTAGAGGTCTTCCAAGCATCCAGTGTAACGATTAGTGAGAAAACGACCAAAGAATTAATTGAATTTTTCCGTTTGCGAACAGTATATCTAATGAAAGATGCAGGTTTAGAAGTAGACGTTATCCACGCTGTAACTGATCAAAAGATTGGAAATATATTTGTATCATTCGATAAGGCACAAGAATTATCTGGTAAACGAAATGATGAATCATTCAAACCAATCCAGGAAGCTCTCGTCCGAGTCTTAAATTTATCGAATAAAGTAGAAACAAATGAATCGATTAGTGAAGAAAAATTAGAAACAGAATCAGAGAAAAAACTTTATGCGCGTTATTTAGATGTCAAAGAAGTATACCAAAATCAACTCATGCATAATGAAACGAAACTAGCGTTAGCTACACTTGCTCAACTTGCAGCTCCAATTCATTCGTTCTTTGACAACAATATGGTGATGGCAGATGATATAAAAATACGTAATAACCGTCTTGCATTAATACAAGCACTTGCATCTCTAATCCTTCCATATGCTGATTTAAGAAAAATTGAATGGAAACAACAATTTTAG
- the glyQ gene encoding glycine--tRNA ligase subunit alpha, giving the protein MNIQEMILTLQNHWSDQNCILMQAYDTEKGAGTMSPMTLLRSLGPEPWNVAYVEPSRRPDDGRYGENPNRLYQHHQFQVIMKPSPDNIQELYLESLKKLGINPLEHDIRFVEDNWENPTLGAAGLGWEVWLDGMEITQFTYFQQIGGLEANPVTVELTYGVERLASYIQDKENVFDLEWNNGVTIRDIFYQPEFEHSTYTFKQSDTEMLFNLFSMYEQEAKQTMEKRLVFPAYDYVLKCSHTFNLLDAKGVISVTERTGYISRIRNLARSISKIYVSEREKLGFPMLQEKGAN; this is encoded by the coding sequence ATGAATATTCAAGAAATGATTTTAACATTACAAAATCATTGGTCAGATCAAAATTGTATACTTATGCAAGCTTATGATACAGAAAAAGGTGCAGGTACGATGTCTCCAATGACATTATTAAGAAGCTTGGGCCCTGAACCTTGGAATGTCGCATATGTGGAACCATCTAGGCGGCCAGATGACGGTAGATATGGGGAAAATCCTAATCGATTATATCAACATCATCAATTCCAAGTAATAATGAAACCATCACCGGATAATATTCAAGAACTATATCTAGAGTCATTAAAAAAATTAGGGATTAACCCATTAGAACATGATATACGATTTGTGGAAGATAATTGGGAGAATCCTACATTAGGTGCAGCTGGATTAGGGTGGGAAGTATGGCTGGACGGTATGGAAATTACACAATTTACCTATTTTCAACAAATTGGTGGACTTGAAGCAAATCCCGTTACTGTAGAACTAACATATGGAGTAGAGCGTTTAGCATCGTATATTCAGGATAAAGAGAATGTATTTGATCTTGAATGGAATAATGGTGTTACCATTCGAGATATCTTTTATCAACCTGAATTTGAACATTCCACATACACTTTTAAACAGTCGGATACGGAAATGCTTTTCAACTTGTTTTCAATGTATGAACAAGAAGCAAAGCAAACCATGGAAAAAAGACTTGTATTCCCTGCATATGATTATGTTCTTAAATGTTCACATACATTTAACTTATTAGATGCAAAAGGAGTTATTTCAGTTACCGAAAGAACTGGTTATATTTCTAGGATTCGTAACTTAGCGAGAAGTATTTCCAAAATATATGTTTCCGAACGTGAAAAATTAGGTTTTCCGATGCTTCAAGAGAAAGGAGCTAATTAA
- the recO gene encoding DNA repair protein RecO: MLEKIDGIIIKTQDYGETHKLVTIFSNKIGKFNALAKGAKKPKSRMAAVTQPFINARFFVYIGTGLSTIQQGEVLDSFRIVREDIFKTAYVSYIAELTDKLLDSKDNDPYLFEQFYQTLLWINNHDEVDIPIIMYELKLYKKAGFAPILHQCSRCGKRENLIRFSISEGGMLCQQCAYFDPEAITISGKLSRLLYLFSEVDLKRIGNIRMKKANVQLIRKILYEYYDQYGGFGIKSRKVLDQLDLLNVTDGNSPTE; encoded by the coding sequence ATGCTTGAAAAAATTGATGGAATTATTATTAAAACACAAGACTATGGAGAAACGCATAAGTTAGTAACTATTTTCAGTAATAAAATAGGTAAATTTAATGCTTTGGCAAAAGGAGCCAAAAAACCAAAAAGCAGAATGGCTGCTGTTACGCAGCCATTCATTAATGCTCGATTTTTTGTATATATCGGTACAGGATTAAGTACGATACAACAAGGCGAAGTGCTTGATTCTTTTCGCATCGTTCGAGAAGATATTTTTAAAACAGCTTATGTATCATATATCGCAGAATTAACTGATAAACTGCTTGATTCTAAGGATAATGATCCATATTTATTTGAACAGTTTTATCAGACATTATTATGGATAAATAATCATGATGAAGTTGATATACCTATAATTATGTATGAATTAAAGTTATATAAAAAAGCAGGGTTTGCTCCTATACTTCACCAATGCAGTAGATGCGGTAAGCGAGAAAATTTAATAAGATTTTCAATTAGTGAAGGTGGTATGTTATGTCAACAATGCGCTTATTTTGATCCAGAAGCGATTACTATTTCGGGAAAACTATCTCGATTATTGTACCTCTTTAGTGAAGTAGATTTGAAGCGAATTGGAAATATCCGAATGAAAAAAGCCAATGTTCAATTGATAAGAAAGATACTATATGAGTATTATGATCAGTATGGTGGATTTGGGATTAAATCACGTAAAGTATTGGACCAATTAGATTTATTGAATGTAACGGACGGTAATTCTCCAACTGAATGA
- a CDS encoding YqzL family protein: protein MVDLTWKLFSHTGNIETYLLMKELENATMDNDGQAKESTEVSSTETNI from the coding sequence GTGGTAGATTTAACATGGAAGTTGTTTAGTCATACAGGAAACATAGAAACCTATTTATTGATGAAAGAATTAGAAAATGCAACAATGGATAATGATGGACAGGCTAAAGAATCAACAGAAGTATCTTCTACTGAAACCAATATATAG
- the era gene encoding GTPase Era, which yields METNFKSGFLSIIGRPNVGKSTFMNRVIGQKIAIMSDKAQTTRNKIQGVFTTDDAQMIFIDTPGIHKPKHRLGDFMVQIAEDTLNEVDSILFMINANEGYGRGDQYIIDLLQKVNSPVFLIINKIDLIHPDKLLPLIEKYKSLYDFEEIIPISALEGNNVEHLVDVLKNHLPEGPQYYPEDQVTDHPERFVISELIREKVLHLTKEEVPHSIAVVIENIEKNENEKLLIQATIVTERSSQKGILIGKQGTMLKNIGKQARRDIEALLGSKVYLELWIKVKKDWRNRQNQLHEFGFRNDEY from the coding sequence ATGGAAACAAATTTTAAATCAGGGTTTTTATCAATTATTGGTCGCCCTAATGTTGGTAAATCAACATTTATGAATAGAGTAATTGGTCAAAAAATTGCAATTATGAGTGATAAAGCACAGACAACAAGAAATAAAATACAAGGTGTATTTACTACAGATGATGCACAAATGATTTTTATTGATACCCCTGGAATTCATAAACCGAAACATCGACTTGGGGATTTTATGGTTCAAATTGCAGAAGATACATTAAATGAAGTTGATAGCATTTTATTTATGATAAATGCAAATGAAGGATATGGAAGAGGAGATCAATATATTATTGATTTGCTGCAAAAAGTTAATAGTCCAGTATTTCTTATTATTAATAAGATTGATTTAATTCACCCGGATAAGCTATTACCACTAATAGAAAAGTATAAGTCGCTTTATGATTTTGAAGAAATTATACCGATATCTGCTCTAGAAGGAAATAATGTCGAGCACTTAGTCGATGTCTTGAAGAATCATTTACCAGAAGGTCCTCAATATTATCCGGAAGATCAAGTTACAGATCATCCAGAACGATTTGTAATTTCTGAGTTAATTCGAGAAAAAGTATTGCATTTAACTAAAGAAGAGGTTCCTCATTCAATTGCAGTAGTAATTGAGAATATAGAGAAGAATGAGAATGAAAAGTTACTCATTCAAGCAACAATTGTGACTGAAAGAAGTTCTCAAAAAGGAATATTGATTGGAAAGCAAGGAACGATGTTGAAAAATATTGGAAAACAAGCACGAAGAGATATTGAAGCGTTACTTGGTTCTAAAGTATACCTAGAGCTATGGATTAAGGTGAAGAAAGACTGGAGAAACAGACAAAACCAACTACATGAATTTGGATTTAGAAACGACGAATATTAA
- a CDS encoding diacylglycerol kinase family protein produces MKGKRRKIGFRYAWNGLKEIASTESNFQLHLISTVVVILFGIMIGLSNVEWAVIMLTIGLVLVTEMINSSIEKVMDYVQPEIHPAVKLIKDVSAGAVLIAALTAVVVGIMIFAPKIIELL; encoded by the coding sequence TTGAAAGGTAAACGAAGAAAAATAGGTTTCCGATATGCTTGGAATGGTCTTAAAGAAATTGCTTCGACAGAATCCAATTTCCAACTACATTTAATTTCCACGGTAGTTGTAATATTATTTGGTATCATGATTGGTTTATCGAATGTAGAGTGGGCAGTCATTATGCTCACGATTGGACTAGTGTTAGTTACAGAGATGATTAATAGCTCCATTGAAAAAGTAATGGATTATGTTCAACCCGAAATTCATCCAGCAGTAAAACTTATTAAAGATGTTTCAGCAGGTGCAGTTTTAATAGCTGCCCTAACTGCAGTAGTAGTTGGTATCATGATATTTGCTCCAAAAATAATTGAACTTTTATAA
- the ybeY gene encoding rRNA maturation RNase YbeY encodes MHIDFHDETNSVSEDYIDLIQRLLDFAAKKEGVTSEAELSVNFVDNKEIQVLNRNYRQKDTPTDVISFAMQESNEDEMEIIGADGPLVLGDIVISVDKAKEQSIEYDHSLERELGFLAVHGFLHLLGYDHMKEEDEKRMFSRQEEILGEFGVER; translated from the coding sequence ATGCACATTGACTTTCATGATGAAACAAACTCTGTATCGGAGGATTATATTGATTTAATTCAACGATTATTGGATTTTGCAGCTAAAAAAGAAGGTGTTACTTCGGAAGCTGAATTATCCGTTAACTTTGTTGATAACAAAGAGATTCAGGTTTTAAATCGCAATTATCGTCAGAAGGATACTCCAACAGATGTTATTTCTTTTGCAATGCAAGAAAGTAATGAAGATGAGATGGAGATAATCGGAGCTGATGGACCACTCGTATTAGGAGATATTGTTATCTCCGTGGACAAAGCAAAAGAACAATCCATTGAATATGATCATAGTCTAGAAAGAGAGTTAGGATTTTTAGCAGTACATGGATTCCTACACTTATTAGGATATGACCATATGAAAGAAGAGGATGAGAAGAGAATGTTTTCTCGACAAGAAGAAATACTAGGTGAATTTGGCGTTGAAAGGTAA
- a CDS encoding HD family phosphohydrolase, whose product MKEKWAERYQLFKQKHSTIIIIPPVILLGLFLFILMWDNVQTETYEIERFSNANQTIRSPITIEDEGETERRTREAVQSVPDRYDISEEVTEERLNYITELFDAVDKFYEEQVEEANEDNDVPPLTDQDKAIQLKQLLSNEISNEINDQTLITILSQSDEDLQQAQTIFMEALEETLNRGVRTENIQTAIANVEQTVEYSDFNEELTLALNDLATFAVTENSFFDYEKTSQARKDAATTVDPVMIRAGEVIVREGQTITNEIYEKLDIVGVLDSERNIFPLLGLSLLIAIITIFIAVELYRNAKENDWNMKKVAAVLLISVVTVLLMKVTSIYTTQSNQLFFVTPIATAAILHKLLLHERIAIKMAIFYSIIATVIFNGQIAGALNVEVGIYFLVSQVAAVGLLSNVKDRYAILKSAFGMSLIHIATILLFIFLSFEKYTWMDIIIQSSFGIISAFFAAVLAMGMLPLFESLLGVLSDMKLLQLSNPNQPLLKKLLTEAPGTYHHSVMVANISETACEAIGANGLLARVGAYYHDIGKTVRPQYFIENQVAMRNPHDFMPPKKSADIIIRHPYDGADMLKEHRMPKEIIDIAKQHHSNSLLKYFYMKEKEEKPEVEESEFRYPGPKPKLKETAIICICDSVEAAVRSLKEPTEEKIEAIVSGIIRDKVADGQLNDSPLTLKELTVIQFTICESLKGIFHSRIQYPKEEEN is encoded by the coding sequence GTGAAAGAAAAATGGGCAGAAAGGTACCAGTTGTTTAAACAGAAACATTCAACAATTATTATTATTCCACCAGTGATTTTATTAGGGTTATTCTTGTTTATACTGATGTGGGATAACGTACAGACAGAAACTTATGAAATCGAGAGGTTTAGTAATGCTAATCAAACGATACGATCACCAATTACAATCGAAGATGAAGGTGAGACAGAAAGAAGGACAAGAGAAGCTGTACAATCTGTACCAGATCGATATGATATCTCAGAAGAAGTAACAGAAGAGCGATTAAATTATATTACTGAATTATTTGATGCAGTTGATAAATTTTATGAAGAGCAAGTTGAAGAAGCAAATGAAGACAATGATGTACCTCCACTGACCGATCAAGACAAAGCAATTCAGTTAAAACAATTGTTATCGAATGAAATTAGCAATGAAATCAATGATCAAACTCTAATTACAATCCTTTCCCAATCAGATGAAGATTTACAACAAGCCCAAACGATCTTTATGGAGGCTCTAGAAGAAACTTTAAATAGGGGAGTACGGACTGAAAATATACAGACTGCGATAGCTAATGTAGAACAAACTGTAGAATACTCAGATTTCAATGAAGAATTAACATTAGCGCTCAATGATTTAGCTACGTTTGCAGTAACGGAGAATTCCTTTTTTGATTATGAAAAAACCTCCCAGGCTAGAAAAGATGCTGCTACAACAGTTGATCCAGTTATGATACGAGCTGGAGAGGTTATCGTTCGAGAAGGTCAAACAATCACGAATGAAATCTATGAAAAATTAGACATAGTAGGTGTACTAGACTCTGAAAGAAATATTTTTCCATTATTAGGGTTGAGTTTGTTAATAGCCATTATTACAATATTTATAGCAGTTGAGTTATATCGAAATGCAAAAGAAAATGATTGGAATATGAAAAAGGTTGCAGCGGTATTATTAATCAGTGTAGTCACTGTCTTGCTAATGAAGGTCACTAGTATATATACAACGCAATCAAATCAATTATTTTTTGTAACACCAATTGCCACAGCAGCAATATTACATAAATTACTGTTACATGAGCGGATTGCAATAAAAATGGCAATATTTTATTCCATTATTGCAACAGTTATTTTTAATGGTCAAATTGCCGGGGCGTTGAATGTAGAAGTAGGGATATACTTTTTAGTCTCGCAAGTAGCAGCGGTTGGCTTACTATCTAATGTTAAAGATAGATATGCAATCCTTAAGTCTGCTTTTGGGATGTCACTTATTCATATTGCAACTATATTATTATTTATATTTTTATCGTTTGAAAAATATACATGGATGGATATTATTATTCAATCCAGTTTTGGAATAATTTCTGCATTCTTTGCTGCAGTACTAGCAATGGGAATGCTACCTTTATTTGAAAGCTTATTAGGTGTTTTATCAGATATGAAATTACTCCAATTGTCTAATCCCAATCAACCACTATTAAAAAAATTATTAACTGAAGCACCAGGCACGTATCATCATTCTGTAATGGTAGCTAATATTAGTGAAACTGCATGTGAAGCAATAGGGGCTAACGGATTATTGGCAAGAGTTGGGGCATATTATCATGATATAGGGAAAACAGTAAGGCCACAGTATTTTATTGAGAATCAGGTAGCCATGCGCAACCCTCATGATTTTATGCCACCAAAAAAAAGTGCTGATATTATTATTAGACATCCTTATGATGGTGCTGATATGTTAAAAGAGCATCGAATGCCGAAGGAAATTATCGATATTGCGAAGCAGCATCACTCTAATTCCTTACTAAAATATTTTTACATGAAAGAAAAAGAAGAAAAACCTGAAGTAGAAGAAAGTGAGTTCCGTTACCCGGGTCCAAAACCAAAACTAAAAGAGACGGCAATAATTTGCATCTGTGATTCAGTAGAAGCAGCAGTCCGTTCTTTAAAAGAACCAACTGAAGAAAAAATAGAAGCAATTGTTTCTGGTATTATCCGTGATAAAGTTGCTGATGGACAATTAAATGATAGTCCTTTAACATTAAAGGAACTTACTGTAATTCAATTTACTATTTGTGAATCATTAAAAGGAATATTTCACTCTCGAATTCAATATCCGAAAGAGGAGGAAAACTAA
- a CDS encoding PhoH family protein — MSERLTDLDLQLNGTNETLGLFGTNDKHLQQLETLLDVNIVSRGEAVSVSGSEQATQQVKEILLAMLNVIRKGQTITERDVVYAVELSRKGKISQFETLFEDEITKNYKGKSIRVKTLGQKSYIQSIKGNDLVFGIGPAGTGKTYLAVVMAVHALKNGLVKKIILTRPAVEAGESLGFLPGDLKEKVDPYLRPLYDALHDVFGSEHTLRLIERETIEIAPLAYMRGRTLDDAFVILDEAQNTTPAQMKMFLTRLGFGSKMIITGDITQIDLPKGVTSGLQVAEQLLSKVEGISFIHLSQTDVVRHPLVQKIIDAYEK, encoded by the coding sequence ATGTCCGAACGCTTAACTGATTTAGATTTGCAATTAAATGGTACCAACGAAACTTTAGGTTTATTTGGTACAAATGATAAGCACCTACAACAGCTAGAAACATTGCTCGATGTGAATATTGTATCACGTGGAGAAGCTGTTAGTGTTTCTGGTTCAGAACAAGCAACACAACAAGTAAAAGAGATTCTTTTAGCAATGTTAAATGTTATCCGTAAAGGACAAACGATAACTGAACGTGACGTTGTTTACGCTGTAGAGTTGTCACGCAAAGGTAAAATCTCACAGTTTGAGACTTTATTTGAAGATGAAATAACTAAGAATTATAAAGGAAAATCAATTAGGGTAAAGACGCTTGGACAAAAAAGCTATATACAATCAATTAAAGGTAACGATTTAGTATTTGGGATTGGTCCAGCGGGAACTGGGAAAACCTATCTCGCTGTAGTAATGGCAGTACATGCATTAAAAAATGGACTAGTTAAAAAGATTATACTAACTCGTCCTGCTGTAGAAGCAGGTGAGAGTCTAGGGTTTTTGCCAGGGGATTTAAAAGAAAAAGTCGATCCTTATTTGCGACCCCTTTATGATGCACTGCATGATGTTTTTGGATCAGAACATACATTACGTCTCATTGAACGAGAAACAATAGAGATTGCCCCTCTAGCATATATGCGAGGAAGAACATTAGATGATGCATTTGTTATATTGGATGAGGCTCAAAATACAACTCCTGCTCAAATGAAAATGTTTTTGACTCGTCTTGGTTTTGGTTCGAAAATGATAATAACAGGTGATATCACACAAATTGATTTACCAAAAGGAGTTACATCCGGACTACAAGTTGCAGAACAATTACTTTCTAAAGTTGAAGGTATATCCTTCATTCACCTCAGTCAAACTGATGTAGTTCGCCATCCACTTGTCCAAAAAATTATTGACGCATATGAAAAATGA